From the Acidobacteriota bacterium genome, the window GGAAATTATGGTTTATGTTCTTCGGGATAACGATAATCCCCTCCGCTACTCCCTTTGCCACCTCCTCAGGAGAAAGCCCCTCATCCCGAGCGACCAGCTCCATTTGCTTGGTAACAACGCCCTTCTTTGCTTCGGTCAATTGTGTCATCTGCCCATCCTCAATTTAACATCCTCCTTAAATATAATTACTTGCCGCAAGTTCGGCAACTATTACTACTACAGGTGGAACAACTTGAGGAAGATAATGAGAATCCTTCTCCTTTCATTTGGACCCCAAAGGTAGAGAATAACTTCTCTACATCTGAACTACCGCACTTGGGACAAGAAGGGATATCATTTTCCTTTAAAATCAATTTCTCAAACCTATGGGAACAATGGGAACATCTATATTCGAAGATCGGCAATTTTCTTTCTCCCTAAATGATGAACCTAAGCCTCTCCAGCATCTTTAAGAAGCCGTTCCCAACGACGATCTACTTCAGCCTGGATCTTAGCCACCAGGTCTTTATACTCCGGTTTCAAGAGATGTTGAAACCGCCCCTGACTCCTGAACCACTCAGTTATAGGGATCTTTTCCTTTGGCTTATAATTAAGTTTAATCTTGTAACCCTCTATCTCATAGAGGGGCCAATAGCAAGCATCCACCGCCTTCTGGACCGTAACCAAGCTCTGACTGGGATCACCCTTCCATCCGGTAGGACAGGGGATGAGAACATCGATATAGGCAGGACCATCTATCTCCAACGCCTTCTCCACCTTCCTCATAAGATCCATCCATTTACTGGGACAAGCTTGGGCAGCATATATACCGTGTTCTGCCATAACCCGAACCATATCCTTACGCCACTGGATCTTTCCCGGAAGGACCTTTCCCGAAGGAGAGGTGGTGGTATCAGCACCCATCGGGGTAGCACTGGAACGCTGACCGCCGGTATTCATATATCCCTCATTATTAAGACAAATATATACGAAGTCATGCCCCCGCTCAGCAGCGCCGGAAAGAGCCTGAAAACCGATATCATAGGTTCCACCGTCACCTCCAAAGGCGATGAACTTGATCTTCTTGCTCACTTCCCCTTTCTTCCTCTTCGCCCGATACATCGCCTCCACGCCGGAGATGGTCGAAGCAGCATTAGGAAAGTTCGTATGAATCCAAGGAACCCGCCACGATGTATGGGGGAAAAGACTGGTCCCTATCTCCATACAACCAGTAGCAGTAGCTACTACCACTGGTCGGTCGCCAACGGCAAGCATCACCTGCCGCACTGTGATGGCAGCACCACAGCCAGGACACAGCCGATGCCCACGGGCAAATTTCTCCGTCTTACCAGCTATATCTTTAAGCCTTATCGGAGCCATTTCTTCCTCCCTTACTCACGAAGGTTAAGGTAACCAAGGAGACGCTCAATCCTTCCCGTTTTGGCTATCTTCGAGAGGTCTTGGTAGACACCTTCGATATGCTCTGGATAGACATCACGTCCCCCAATTCCATAAATGTAATTAACCACTTTGGGATGAGTATCAAGGTTGTAGAGGGCGGAACATACCTCATGGAAAAGAGGTCCCCCAATGGCGCCTCCGGTCCAGGAACGGTCGAGTACAGCAACACTCTTAAGGGAGGCAAGGTTCTTTGCCACCTCACTTGCTGGGAAGGGACGAAATGCCCTTATCCTAAGAAGACCTGCCTTAACCCCTTGCTCGCGAAGCTTATTCACTACATCCTTTACCGTACTGGCAGTGGCACTCATAACCACAATACCAAGCTCCGCATCCTCAAGCTTATAAGCTTCGATGAGGCCATATCTTCTACCAGTAAGCTTTTCATACTCCTTGCCGACATCGTTTATTACCTCGAGCGCTGCATAAAGCCCCTCGACCTGACTCCTCTTATGCTCCATAAGATAGTCCGGACGATCCCACGCACCGTATGTTACTGGATGTTCATAATCAAGAAGCGGGTAAATAGGCTTATACTCACCGATGAATCTCTTCACCACCTCATCCGGTTCAACATAGAGGTTTTCAATCATATGGGATGTCTGAAAACCATCAAAACAGACCATCACCGGCGTTCTAACTTTAGGATGCTCTGCTATCTTTACCGCTTGGATTATATTGTCATAACACTCTTGAGGATTCTCCGAATAGAGCTGGATCCACCCAGAATCCCTCGCCGCCATTGTGTCACTATGGTCACCATGAATATTAAGGGGAGCATTCAATGCCCTGTTGGCTATAGCTACCACGATGGGAAGCCGGAATGAAGAGGCAACATATATAACTTCGAACATAAAAGCCAACCCTACCGCTCCAGTAGCGGTCATCACCCTCCCTCCAGCAGCAGCAGCTCCCACACAAGCGCTCATTGCGCTATGTTCGCTCTCCGTGGTGACGAGCTCCGTATCAACCACCCCGTCGGCAACAAACTTGGCGAACTTCTCCACCACCGGTGTAGAGGGAGTAATGGGATAAGCAGCGATCACATCGGGATTAACCTGCCGCATCGCCTCAGCTATAGCCTCATTACCGGTGAGGGTACGCATCTCCCTTTTTTCTATTTTAGTTGATACCACCATTTTTACTCTCTCCTTAAATTATCCCTTTGGCTTAACCTCTATTGCCTTGGGGTCGGTGGGACAATGAACAGCGCAGATCCCGCAGCCTTTGCAGTGATAATGATCTACACCTACTACCTTACCATCTCTCACCTCAATCGCATTATCAGGACAAACGATGAAACAGGTAAGACAATGAATACATCTATCTTTATGCCAAAATGCCTTGTTGGGGCTCCAAGCACCGGTCTCATATTCCTCGGAATTTCCTGGCTCATCGATCACCGCCCCTATATTCAATTCTTTCCATCCCTTAAGTCTCTTTTCGCTCATCCTTCCTTTACCTCCTCGTATCCCCTTCTCATTGCCTTTACATTTCCTTCAACCACCTTATCGGAAAACTCCTTCTTTAATATCTCAACAAACTTCTTCTCAAAATCCTCCACCTTGATACTACCTAAAGCCCTTATCAGCGCACCGAGCATAGGAGCATTAGGAATGTTCTTCCCTATTTCCTCAAGGGCGATCTTGGTTGCATCTATAACCATCACTTTCCCCTTCTTGAGTCCCGTTTCCTTCCTCACCTCTTCCGGTGTAAGGCTCGAGTTCACAATAAAGGTGGCGCTATCATCAACTCCCTCAGCTATATCAACTACCTTGAGAAGAGTAGGATCAAGTAAAAGTACATATGAAGGCTTCCTCGCTCCGCTATGAAGGAGGATCTTCTCATCGCTAAGTCTGTTATAAGCGATGACCGGCGCTCCTCGCTTTTCTGCACCGTATTCAGCAAATGCTTGAACATACTTCCCTAAGCTTCCATAAACCTGAGCAAGGGTCTTAGCTGCAGTTACCGCTCCCTGCCCGGCACGGGCATGCCAACGAAGTTCTATTATTCCTCCCATTGTCCATACCTCATTTTTAATTCAACCATTCCTTAATTTACTAACTGATCTCTCCCTATAATATCACCCTCCTTCTTTACCCTTATTTTTCTTACCCATCTTTTTCCGGTAATCTTCTATCGCCGCTTTTAAGGCGTCTTCAGCCAATACCGAACAATGCATTTTGATCGGAGGCAACCCCCCTAAAGCTTCAGCAACCGTCCTATTCGAAATCTTGAGCGCTTCGTCCAATGTCTTCCCCTTCACCAATTCGGTAACCATAGAACTGGTAGCAATGGCAGCAGCACAGCCAAAGGTCTTGAATTTCACATCTACTATCTTTCCGTCCTTCACTTTAATAGTGAGCTTCATAACATCGCCACAGGCGGGATTCCCCACCACCCCTACTCCATCGGGGTTTTCAATCTCTCCTACATTTCGGGGATTGCGATAATGTTCCAGAACCTTTTCGCTGTAGTCTCCCACATTATACATAGCTCATCCCTCATACAAAGGAGACATTTTCCTTAATCTGGCTACATTTTCTTTCAGCTCTTTTATAAGGAGATCGATCTGTTCCTCAGTGTTTCCTCTACCCAAGCCCACCCTTATTGAGCAATGGGCTATCGCTTCAGGAAGCCCCATAGCAAGAAGGACATAGGACGCCTTGAGCGAAGCTGAAGTACAAGCAGAGCCAGAAGAGAGAGCAAAATCCTTAAGGGAAAGAATAAGGGATTCCCCTTCTACTCCCCGAAAGCTGAAATTGGCATTGCCAGGTACCCTCCTCTCAGGATGCCCGTTCAGCTGCGAATCAGGAATCTCTGAAAGAACAGCCTCCACCAATTTATTCCGCAAATAGGTTAACTTTTCTGCTTCCTTCTCCATCACCTCACCAGCTATCTCACACGCTTTGCCCAACCCAACGATCCCAGGGACATTCTCCGTTCCCGAACGGATACTTCTTTCCTGCCCTCCTCCATGAATAAGAGGAATTAACTTCAACCCCTTCCTGATATAAAGTGCCCCTACTCCCTTAGGACCGTAAATCTTGTGCCCAGAAATGGAAAGTAGGTCCACATTGAGTTTCCCTACATCAGTCTCAATCTTTCCCACTCCTTGAACAGCATCGGTATGGAATATTATCCCCTTTTCTTTTGCGATTCTCCCTATTTCCTCTATCGGCTCGATCGTCCCTACCTCAGAGTTAACCTGCATTATAGAGATCAATATCGTTTCCTTGGTAATCGCCTTCTTAACATCATCAGGGTCAACCAACCCATAACGATCTACAGGGAGATATGTAACCTTGAACCCCTCCTCTTCCAGAAAATGACAGGTATTCAAAACCGCCTTATGCTCTATAGAACTGGTTATTATGTGGTTGCCTTTATCTTTATAAGCATAAGCCACCCCCTTTATCGCTAAGTTGTCCGACTCAGTAGCACCGGAGGTGAAGATGATCTCCTCGCGCCTCGCTTTTATCAACCGAGCAACCTTTTCCCGTGCTTCCTCCACCGCCTCCCTCGCCACCTTCCCATACTGATGGGTGGTGCTTGATGGATTTCCAAAATGTTCTTTCAAGTAAGGTAACATTGCCTCAAGCACTGCGGGGTCCAAAGGGGTAGTGGCATTATGGTCCATATAAATCACACCCATCTCCCTCTCGCCTCCCAAACACGGTTAAAGGAGGGTTACCCCCCCTTTTTTCTTCTTTCATTAATCACCTTCCTTTTACTATAGCCTTTCGCTTACCTATTGTCAAATAAAAAACTAAGGAACTCTCACAATCAACCTTCCCGGCTCAATTCTCACCGAAAGCTCCTCCCCTGCCATTTCAGGGTCACCGTCAATGTGGATCGGTCCTGGCCGTTCTCTAAATATAATTGCCTCCGAGATCCGAAAACGATGGTATGCCGAAGTCCGATCGATCCTTCTACTAAACAGGAAGGGAAGATAGAAAAGTCCCTCTATGAGGCCAATGTCATCTATCATACAGAGGTCAAGCTTGCCGTCTGATGGGTCGGCGTCCGGGGAAATAACTATCCCGCTTCCATACTCCCGCCCATTAGCCAAGGTCACCAAAAGCGTACGGCGCGAGAAGCTATCTCCAGGAAGCTGAAATTTTACCTCCTCTCGCTTCACTACGAAGAACTCTTTAACCCCTATCATAAAATAAGGCAAAAAACCCCGGAACCTCCTCCGCTTACGATTATACTCCCAACCTATAGCCGAATCTAACCCAAACCCAGCGGTGTTGAAAAAGGGCTTACCAGCTAAATAACCGACATCGATCCTCCGCGTATTCCCCCGGACCAAAACTTCGCAAGCTCGTCTTATCGTTAACGGAATGCCAAGTGAACGGGCAAAACCATTTCCTGATCCCTTAGGAATTATCCCCAGAATAGTCGAACTACCGATCAACCCCCGGGCAACTTCGTTTATCGTCCCATCTCCCCCTATCGCCACCACCATAAAGGCGCCCTCTTTTACAGCCCGGCGCGCTATCTCTTCGCCCTCCCCTCTCCTCTTCGTCACTAAGAACTCGGCTTGATACGGGGCATCCCTTAAACATCTCCTTAGAACCCCTATTTCCTGCTCCACCCACCGCCCCCAACCGGATTTTGGGTTGATAATAACCTTTATTAATTTATCCATCATTAAATACCAAGTAACATCACTACAGCCCCAGTAGCAGCTATAGTAAGTCCAGCTAAGAAATGGGTATATTTAGCCCACCGCTCTGCTTTAAGGAGCCTAATCCCAGAAAAGGCAAGCCAGGTCTCAAGGAGCATCATACCTACTGTCGAAATGCTGAAGAGAAGGGATACTACAAACACAGCATGCCAACCGAAATTTATACCGAGAAACATCAAGGGAATAAGCGGCTCACAGGGACCGAGGAGGAATATCGCTATCAAAGTCCAAGTGGTAGTGATATTGTGTCTTTCAGCTAAATGATGTATATGTCCATGGCTTATATGCTTCAAGCCATAGATGGCGTAAGCGATTCCAAACCCTATTATTAAAAGCCCCGCCACCTCTCCCCGACATGATTCAATCGCTGTAAGTCGGGTTA encodes:
- a CDS encoding zinc ribbon domain-containing protein, encoding MPIFEYRCSHCSHRFEKLILKENDIPSCPKCGSSDVEKLFSTFGVQMKGEGFSLSSSSCSTCSSNSCRTCGK
- a CDS encoding pyruvate ferredoxin oxidoreductase (catalyzes the formation of acetyl-CoA from pyruvate and coenzyme A), producing MAPIRLKDIAGKTEKFARGHRLCPGCGAAITVRQVMLAVGDRPVVVATATGCMEIGTSLFPHTSWRVPWIHTNFPNAASTISGVEAMYRAKRKKGEVSKKIKFIAFGGDGGTYDIGFQALSGAAERGHDFVYICLNNEGYMNTGGQRSSATPMGADTTTSPSGKVLPGKIQWRKDMVRVMAEHGIYAAQACPSKWMDLMRKVEKALEIDGPAYIDVLIPCPTGWKGDPSQSLVTVQKAVDACYWPLYEIEGYKIKLNYKPKEKIPITEWFRSQGRFQHLLKPEYKDLVAKIQAEVDRRWERLLKDAGEA
- the porA gene encoding pyruvate ferredoxin oxidoreductase; the protein is MRTLTGNEAIAEAMRQVNPDVIAAYPITPSTPVVEKFAKFVADGVVDTELVTTESEHSAMSACVGAAAAGGRVMTATGAVGLAFMFEVIYVASSFRLPIVVAIANRALNAPLNIHGDHSDTMAARDSGWIQLYSENPQECYDNIIQAVKIAEHPKVRTPVMVCFDGFQTSHMIENLYVEPDEVVKRFIGEYKPIYPLLDYEHPVTYGAWDRPDYLMEHKRSQVEGLYAALEVINDVGKEYEKLTGRRYGLIEAYKLEDAELGIVVMSATASTVKDVVNKLREQGVKAGLLRIRAFRPFPASEVAKNLASLKSVAVLDRSWTGGAIGGPLFHEVCSALYNLDTHPKVVNYIYGIGGRDVYPEHIEGVYQDLSKIAKTGRIERLLGYLNLRE
- a CDS encoding 4Fe-4S binding protein; translated protein: MSEKRLKGWKELNIGAVIDEPGNSEEYETGAWSPNKAFWHKDRCIHCLTCFIVCPDNAIEVRDGKVVGVDHYHCKGCGICAVHCPTDPKAIEVKPKG
- a CDS encoding 2-oxoacid:acceptor oxidoreductase family protein, translating into MGGIIELRWHARAGQGAVTAAKTLAQVYGSLGKYVQAFAEYGAEKRGAPVIAYNRLSDEKILLHSGARKPSYVLLLDPTLLKVVDIAEGVDDSATFIVNSSLTPEEVRKETGLKKGKVMVIDATKIALEEIGKNIPNAPMLGALIRALGSIKVEDFEKKFVEILKKEFSDKVVEGNVKAMRRGYEEVKEG
- the nifU gene encoding Fe-S cluster assembly scaffold protein NifU; the protein is MYNVGDYSEKVLEHYRNPRNVGEIENPDGVGVVGNPACGDVMKLTIKVKDGKIVDVKFKTFGCAAAIATSSMVTELVKGKTLDEALKISNRTVAEALGGLPPIKMHCSVLAEDALKAAIEDYRKKMGKKNKGKEGG
- the nifS gene encoding cysteine desulfurase NifS gives rise to the protein MGVIYMDHNATTPLDPAVLEAMLPYLKEHFGNPSSTTHQYGKVAREAVEEAREKVARLIKARREEIIFTSGATESDNLAIKGVAYAYKDKGNHIITSSIEHKAVLNTCHFLEEEGFKVTYLPVDRYGLVDPDDVKKAITKETILISIMQVNSEVGTIEPIEEIGRIAKEKGIIFHTDAVQGVGKIETDVGKLNVDLLSISGHKIYGPKGVGALYIRKGLKLIPLIHGGGQERSIRSGTENVPGIVGLGKACEIAGEVMEKEAEKLTYLRNKLVEAVLSEIPDSQLNGHPERRVPGNANFSFRGVEGESLILSLKDFALSSGSACTSASLKASYVLLAMGLPEAIAHCSIRVGLGRGNTEEQIDLLIKELKENVARLRKMSPLYEG
- a CDS encoding diacylglycerol kinase family lipid kinase, with product MEQEIGVLRRCLRDAPYQAEFLVTKRRGEGEEIARRAVKEGAFMVVAIGGDGTINEVARGLIGSSTILGIIPKGSGNGFARSLGIPLTIRRACEVLVRGNTRRIDVGYLAGKPFFNTAGFGLDSAIGWEYNRKRRRFRGFLPYFMIGVKEFFVVKREEVKFQLPGDSFSRRTLLVTLANGREYGSGIVISPDADPSDGKLDLCMIDDIGLIEGLFYLPFLFSRRIDRTSAYHRFRISEAIIFRERPGPIHIDGDPEMAGEELSVRIEPGRLIVRVP